In Opitutus sp. ER46, the following are encoded in one genomic region:
- a CDS encoding LysR family transcriptional regulator: MELRHIRYFLAVAETLNFSRAGERLHVAQSALSKQIRALEQELGGQLFHRTTTKVSLTEMGHYFQEQTRRILIQCDIAVTGAQQLAKGSVGTLRVGCDWRLVGLPIAAAARKMTTLHPRLSVSFVERPVTEHLGAIRAREIDLGFSAPMFLGAADDLELQRVCAVRIKVLLPDHHRLASRPQIELKELKNERWLTLAPQSMPGGRVVMSQILQFTPKYGTATESLPGIVAHVIAGHGVGLIPDWGNGRAEPGTVMVETDCTPLEVFAVSSKESPSPLIPAYLEALRGALKARRV, from the coding sequence ATGGAGCTCCGTCACATCCGCTACTTCCTGGCCGTGGCTGAAACCCTGAACTTCAGCCGGGCGGGCGAACGGCTGCACGTAGCCCAGTCCGCGTTGAGCAAACAGATTCGCGCGCTTGAACAGGAGCTCGGCGGCCAGCTGTTTCATCGTACGACGACTAAGGTGAGCCTGACCGAGATGGGCCACTACTTCCAGGAACAGACCCGCCGGATCCTGATCCAGTGCGACATCGCCGTCACGGGGGCCCAGCAACTCGCCAAGGGTTCGGTCGGCACTCTTCGCGTCGGTTGCGACTGGCGGCTGGTCGGATTGCCGATCGCAGCAGCGGCGCGCAAAATGACCACGCTCCATCCGCGTCTCTCCGTGAGCTTCGTCGAACGGCCCGTCACCGAGCATCTCGGTGCCATCCGCGCGCGGGAGATCGACCTCGGCTTCTCCGCTCCCATGTTCCTCGGCGCCGCCGACGACCTCGAATTGCAGCGCGTGTGCGCAGTGCGAATCAAGGTCCTGCTCCCGGACCACCACCGACTCGCGTCCCGCCCGCAGATTGAACTCAAGGAACTGAAAAACGAGCGCTGGCTAACCCTGGCGCCGCAGAGCATGCCGGGAGGGCGGGTCGTCATGTCCCAGATTCTCCAGTTCACACCCAAGTACGGGACGGCAACCGAGTCGCTGCCGGGAATCGTCGCCCACGTCATCGCCGGCCATGGGGTCGGACTCATTCCCGACTGGGGAAACGGCCGCGCTGAACCTGGCACCGTGATGGTCGAGACCGATTGCACACCGCTCGAGGTATTCGCGGTTTCCAGCAAGGAATCCCCGTCACCACTCATCCCGGCTTACCTCGAGGCGCTCAGAGGCGCGCTCAAGGCGCGGAGGGTTTGA
- a CDS encoding uroporphyrinogen decarboxylase family protein has product MPPTFDITRKDAMAMPVRPIDPAAFDFARYEAFAAEADARFHAFLQQQDGIAVWQRVRAGEVFRDACRDMRESLRWQIGALQRTLDYRTDAPTYLEPWYGIGTTAAAFGATYEWLPGQAPVVMPAYASVADIPNQLEPRPAEEVPILRYTLETIEYFLSATQGRVPISWCDLQAPINAVGGIVELGQFLELCYDEPQRAQQILGALRDEIIRFTRRQSALLGNTLARPGHGFASSRAGMGIALSTDNLVMISPAMLAEFCSTDCAQLGAAFGGVGIHSCGNWARWIDTVKSIPNLCIVDGAFSPQTDPGFNDAATFRDALVGTGIILHARIVGDRAEVMSRVRQLWKPGLKLIVGTHIEDPAEQHATYEEIHALDG; this is encoded by the coding sequence ATGCCACCCACCTTCGACATCACCCGCAAGGACGCGATGGCCATGCCGGTCCGGCCGATCGACCCGGCAGCTTTCGATTTCGCGCGCTACGAAGCGTTCGCGGCCGAGGCCGATGCGCGCTTCCACGCGTTTCTGCAACAGCAGGACGGCATCGCGGTGTGGCAGCGCGTCCGCGCGGGCGAGGTGTTCCGTGACGCCTGCCGCGACATGCGCGAGTCGCTGCGTTGGCAGATCGGCGCGCTCCAGCGCACGCTCGACTACCGCACCGACGCGCCCACGTACCTCGAACCGTGGTACGGCATCGGCACGACCGCCGCCGCGTTTGGCGCCACGTACGAATGGCTGCCGGGCCAAGCCCCGGTGGTCATGCCGGCCTACGCGTCGGTCGCCGACATTCCCAACCAGCTCGAGCCCCGCCCCGCCGAGGAGGTCCCGATCCTCCGGTACACGCTCGAGACGATCGAGTACTTCCTCTCGGCCACGCAGGGGCGCGTCCCGATTTCCTGGTGCGACCTGCAGGCCCCCATCAACGCCGTCGGCGGGATTGTCGAACTCGGACAATTTCTCGAGCTCTGCTACGACGAGCCCCAGCGCGCGCAGCAGATCCTGGGCGCGCTGCGCGACGAGATCATCCGTTTCACGCGCCGGCAGAGCGCCCTCCTGGGCAACACGCTCGCGCGTCCGGGACACGGCTTCGCCAGTTCGCGCGCGGGCATGGGCATCGCGCTGAGCACCGACAACCTCGTCATGATTTCGCCGGCGATGCTGGCCGAGTTCTGTAGCACCGACTGCGCGCAACTGGGCGCGGCCTTTGGCGGGGTTGGCATTCACTCCTGCGGCAACTGGGCGCGCTGGATCGACACGGTGAAGTCGATTCCGAATCTCTGCATCGTCGACGGCGCCTTCAGTCCGCAGACCGATCCCGGTTTCAACGACGCTGCGACCTTCCGGGACGCGCTCGTCGGCACCGGCATCATCCTGCACGCACGGATCGTAGGCGATCGCGCCGAAGTCATGTCGCGCGTCCGCCAACTCTGGAAACCCGGTCTGAAGCTGATCGTCGGCACCCACATCGAAGACCCCGCCGAGCAGCACGCGACCTACGAGGAGATCCATGCGCTGGACGGGTAA
- a CDS encoding efflux RND transporter permease subunit, with product MKFLTWPLRHRQVVFVLSCFALLLGLNALLRMPRQDTPTISVYQALVAVPYPGANAAEVEQQVTRPLENYLFSFTEVNHRKTKSVTRDGLVVVTVELHEWTKDQKAFWSRLRLGLAELKATALPAATLPPIVNSDFGESVALLIGVSSPQRTYDETRRFAQRIEDGLRRVEGMGRIKRYGERNETIYVEADSQRLARFAVNLPAVSAALLLQNSTPPTGTIKAGDTETPLHTVGRLTSIADVRQQVVFSDLPHERVVRIGDIATVSRRLSDPEAFLRVNGRDDAALMISAEMQPGYNIVEFGQAVRQQINQVRSLLPSDVDVVVINDQPEVVAQSIHHFIVEFFIAIAAVVLVTVILLPLRVALIAALAIPLTIAATFCNLSLLGIELHQVSLASLIVVLGMVVDNAIVIVDNYLEKLDAGATRWDAAWRGAHELIVPVLAATVAIILAFAPLNFFLTGNSKEFLWAMPITVAVALLLSLVVALCVTPLLCYLCIRQGLKGGRQTMGARVLDRVLATYERIIRPAVAHPYLTTSLALLTIPAALLLTPVVKQELFPAAERDQFIIEIDMPLGTRLEATDRVVRQVEAVLRADQRIPKFAAFVGTAAPRVYYSFSPEFPRPSYGMLLVSTRTAKETGALAQEYFTKLVNFAPGVRIDVKRIQQGEEYGAPVEVRLSGPDLATLREYGDRIRALAQRIPGATQVRDNFRDGLAINLQVDAEMANRLGLATSLIAAQVRAGFSGFPVTQVWEHDATVPIVLRLNAAHREDYAALRSFMLGTLSTSAPVPVAEVATPVPTWQPAQIAHRNGLRTLTVLISPDARTLPSQVLAPLRRQVAELKLPPGYRIEFGGEYENQQKTYGQMLGALLASLVLIFGVILFEFKTVRETLLVMLAIPLTLFGAITGLVITHNVMSFTAGIGMISLVGIVIRNSVILVDHANHLRREEKLDATAAAIASGVRRLRPIFLTSMAAAVGMAPMLITRSPLWAPLAGAFSIGIIWSMGMTLVVIPAMYSVVMRPVAPTDDQESRS from the coding sequence ATGAAATTTCTCACCTGGCCCCTGCGCCACCGACAGGTGGTGTTCGTCCTCAGTTGCTTTGCGCTCCTGCTCGGCCTCAACGCGCTCCTGCGGATGCCACGGCAGGATACGCCAACCATCTCGGTGTATCAGGCGCTCGTCGCCGTTCCCTACCCCGGCGCCAACGCCGCCGAGGTCGAGCAGCAGGTCACACGCCCGCTGGAGAACTACCTGTTCTCTTTTACCGAGGTTAATCATCGGAAGACCAAGTCCGTCACCCGCGACGGCTTGGTGGTGGTCACGGTCGAGTTGCACGAGTGGACCAAGGACCAGAAGGCGTTCTGGTCGCGCCTGCGGCTCGGATTGGCGGAGCTGAAGGCGACCGCGCTCCCCGCCGCGACTCTGCCCCCGATCGTCAATTCCGATTTTGGCGAATCCGTCGCGCTACTCATCGGCGTCTCTTCGCCGCAGCGCACCTACGACGAGACCCGTCGCTTTGCCCAGCGGATTGAAGACGGGCTCAGGCGCGTCGAGGGCATGGGGCGGATTAAGCGCTACGGCGAACGCAACGAGACGATCTACGTCGAGGCGGACTCCCAGCGCCTCGCCCGTTTCGCCGTCAACCTGCCGGCCGTGTCGGCCGCGCTCCTGCTGCAGAACTCGACGCCGCCCACCGGCACCATCAAGGCCGGCGACACTGAGACTCCGCTCCATACGGTTGGACGCCTCACCTCCATTGCGGATGTTCGCCAGCAAGTGGTGTTCTCCGACCTGCCGCACGAGCGCGTCGTTCGCATCGGCGACATCGCCACCGTCAGCCGGAGGCTGTCCGATCCCGAGGCGTTTCTGCGGGTGAACGGTCGCGACGACGCGGCGTTGATGATCTCGGCGGAGATGCAGCCGGGCTACAACATCGTCGAGTTCGGCCAGGCCGTGCGGCAACAGATCAACCAGGTGCGATCGCTCCTCCCGTCCGACGTCGACGTCGTGGTGATCAACGACCAGCCGGAGGTGGTGGCGCAGTCAATCCACCACTTCATCGTGGAGTTCTTCATCGCGATCGCCGCGGTCGTGCTCGTCACGGTGATTCTGCTGCCCCTGCGCGTGGCGCTGATCGCGGCGCTCGCCATCCCCCTCACCATCGCCGCGACCTTCTGCAACCTGAGTCTGCTCGGGATTGAGCTGCACCAGGTTTCGCTCGCCTCGCTGATCGTCGTGTTGGGCATGGTCGTCGACAACGCCATCGTCATCGTCGACAACTACCTCGAGAAACTCGACGCCGGCGCCACGCGCTGGGACGCGGCGTGGCGCGGGGCCCATGAGTTGATCGTTCCGGTGCTGGCCGCCACGGTGGCCATCATCCTGGCCTTCGCGCCGCTGAACTTCTTCCTCACCGGCAACTCGAAGGAGTTTCTCTGGGCCATGCCGATCACCGTCGCCGTGGCTCTGCTGCTCTCGCTCGTCGTGGCGCTGTGCGTCACGCCGCTCCTGTGCTACCTCTGCATCCGGCAGGGCCTGAAGGGCGGCCGCCAGACCATGGGCGCGCGCGTGCTCGACCGTGTCTTGGCGACTTACGAGCGGATCATTCGCCCCGCGGTCGCTCATCCCTATCTCACCACGAGCCTCGCCCTGCTTACCATTCCCGCTGCGCTGCTGCTGACGCCGGTCGTAAAGCAGGAACTCTTTCCCGCCGCCGAACGCGACCAGTTCATCATTGAGATCGACATGCCGCTCGGCACCCGGCTTGAGGCGACGGATCGCGTCGTCCGCCAGGTCGAGGCCGTCCTGCGCGCCGACCAGCGGATCCCGAAGTTTGCGGCTTTCGTCGGTACCGCTGCCCCGCGAGTGTACTACAGCTTCTCGCCCGAGTTCCCGCGTCCGAGCTACGGCATGCTTCTCGTCAGCACCCGGACCGCCAAGGAAACCGGCGCGCTGGCGCAGGAGTACTTCACGAAGCTCGTCAACTTCGCGCCTGGCGTCCGCATCGACGTGAAGCGGATCCAGCAAGGAGAGGAATACGGCGCGCCCGTCGAGGTCCGTCTCAGCGGTCCCGACTTGGCGACATTGCGCGAGTACGGCGATCGGATCCGCGCCCTGGCGCAGCGGATCCCCGGCGCCACCCAGGTGCGCGACAACTTTCGCGACGGCCTCGCGATCAATCTCCAGGTCGATGCCGAGATGGCCAATCGGCTCGGTCTGGCGACCAGCCTGATCGCCGCCCAAGTTCGTGCCGGATTCTCCGGCTTCCCCGTCACCCAGGTATGGGAACACGACGCCACGGTGCCGATCGTGCTTCGCCTCAACGCCGCGCATCGCGAGGACTACGCCGCCCTTCGTTCGTTCATGCTCGGCACCCTTTCGACCAGTGCCCCCGTGCCGGTGGCGGAGGTCGCCACGCCCGTGCCGACCTGGCAGCCGGCCCAGATCGCGCATCGCAACGGGCTGCGCACGCTGACGGTGCTGATCTCACCGGATGCGCGGACGTTGCCTTCGCAGGTCCTCGCGCCGCTGCGGCGGCAGGTGGCGGAGCTGAAGCTGCCGCCGGGCTACCGCATCGAATTCGGCGGCGAGTACGAGAACCAGCAAAAGACCTACGGGCAGATGCTCGGCGCCCTGCTCGCCAGCCTGGTCCTCATCTTCGGCGTGATCCTGTTCGAATTCAAAACGGTGCGGGAGACGCTGCTCGTGATGCTGGCGATCCCGCTTACGCTCTTCGGCGCGATCACCGGCCTCGTCATCACTCACAACGTGATGAGTTTCACGGCCGGTATCGGGATGATCAGCCTCGTTGGCATCGTGATTCGAAACTCGGTCATACTCGTCGACCACGCGAACCACCTGCGCCGGGAGGAAAAGCTTGATGCCACTGCCGCCGCGATCGCCTCGGGCGTCCGCCGGCTCCGCCCTATCTTTCTCACCTCGATGGCCGCTGCCGTCGGCATGGCCCCGATGCTGATCACGCGTTCCCCCCTGTGGGCGCCTCTGGCCGGCGCCTTCTCGATCGGGATCATCTGGTCAATGGGCATGACCCTCGTCGTCATTCCCGCCATGTACAGCGTCGTCATGCGGCCCGTCGCGCCCACGGACGATCAGGAGAGCCGCTCATGA
- a CDS encoding MarR family transcriptional regulator, with protein MIAANTIPFRAILTIAGQKRGADATHCRVVLGLLSTATAVRHAFRREFERLGLSELDFAVLVTLYAIAPERSTLAAVAAQTGSARPSMTEAADRLEGRALIRRERATADRRRIFIELTDAGRSLAEQSLQLTIEKAHQIGRAIGVHANEVLVEAFRRLDAAARGKPSAG; from the coding sequence ATGATCGCCGCCAACACCATCCCGTTTCGCGCGATCCTGACGATCGCCGGTCAGAAGCGCGGGGCGGATGCGACGCATTGCCGCGTCGTCCTCGGGCTGCTCAGCACCGCCACCGCGGTTCGCCACGCGTTTCGCCGCGAGTTCGAACGCCTCGGGCTGTCGGAACTCGATTTCGCTGTTCTCGTTACGCTCTACGCGATCGCGCCGGAACGCTCCACGCTCGCCGCCGTGGCAGCGCAGACGGGATCGGCGCGCCCGAGCATGACCGAGGCAGCCGATCGCCTGGAAGGGCGTGCGCTCATCCGGCGCGAGCGCGCCACAGCCGACCGCCGCAGAATATTCATCGAACTCACCGACGCCGGGCGCAGCCTGGCGGAGCAATCGCTGCAGCTCACGATCGAGAAGGCGCACCAGATTGGGCGCGCGATCGGCGTCCACGCCAATGAGGTCCTCGTCGAGGCCTTTCGCCGCCTCGACGCAGCCGCCCGCGGAAAACCCTCCGCCGGCTGA
- a CDS encoding TolC family protein — MKARFLIPLFAASTFCGLGLAGEPLTLDQALSLALQKSKASQLGQTKVDTAAAELTAAQRQRFAQVHVYGASWYMKDPLEVKLARGSLTSVLNGTGPALGLGPLDVTAFPTNDLALARGSRTPSVGSLTVAQPLSQLWRIGSGVRAAGAGVAEAQRELNHVNARIRLDIEELFVGLRVQTLRISEKEAMLRWQERRLHDARVARSAGELLDDKVIGLGAAVIQARAELTRSRQEYARLSLELADLIGRGGVDDLVVTDRLPTREDRPLSDWIAQAANNPERLIAAATLERATAGVRAARQAYIPDVSLVGGVVRQDGVPLVARDNGVVGVTLSWDVFDFGRRRALVTRALSQRRGAELNQDRLEEEAARRLRLAHQDLVFADERIALAHEAVSFRRRASELAHQSATNGLALEAATLETDAELRKAEADLFDANCQRHIALLHLHYLAGQL, encoded by the coding sequence ATGAAAGCCCGTTTCCTCATTCCGCTTTTCGCGGCGAGCACCTTTTGCGGCCTCGGTCTCGCCGGCGAGCCGCTAACGCTCGACCAGGCCCTCTCGCTCGCACTGCAGAAGAGTAAGGCCTCGCAGCTGGGGCAGACCAAAGTCGACACCGCGGCGGCCGAGCTCACGGCCGCGCAGCGGCAGCGGTTCGCCCAGGTCCACGTGTATGGAGCCTCCTGGTACATGAAGGATCCGCTCGAGGTAAAGCTCGCCCGTGGATCGCTCACCTCGGTTCTCAACGGCACCGGGCCGGCCCTCGGCCTGGGGCCGCTGGACGTCACGGCCTTCCCAACGAACGACCTCGCACTCGCCCGCGGCAGCCGGACGCCCTCCGTTGGCTCGCTTACCGTCGCGCAGCCGCTCTCGCAGCTCTGGCGGATCGGCAGCGGCGTGCGTGCCGCCGGCGCCGGCGTTGCGGAGGCGCAGCGGGAACTGAATCACGTCAACGCCCGGATCAGGCTCGACATCGAGGAGCTCTTTGTCGGCCTGCGCGTCCAGACCCTGAGGATTTCCGAAAAGGAGGCGATGCTCCGCTGGCAAGAGCGGCGGCTCCACGACGCCAGGGTCGCCCGCAGTGCGGGTGAGTTGCTCGACGACAAGGTCATCGGGTTGGGAGCGGCCGTGATCCAGGCGCGCGCGGAACTCACCCGCAGCCGGCAGGAGTACGCGCGCCTGTCGCTGGAGCTCGCCGATCTGATCGGACGCGGCGGCGTCGACGACCTCGTCGTCACCGACCGGCTTCCGACCCGCGAGGATCGGCCGCTCTCCGATTGGATTGCGCAAGCCGCCAACAACCCGGAGCGCCTCATCGCCGCCGCCACGTTAGAACGCGCCACTGCCGGCGTGCGTGCCGCGCGCCAAGCCTACATCCCCGACGTCTCCCTGGTCGGCGGCGTGGTTCGGCAGGACGGCGTGCCGCTCGTCGCCCGCGACAACGGCGTGGTCGGCGTAACATTGAGCTGGGACGTCTTCGATTTCGGCCGGCGCCGCGCGCTAGTCACCCGCGCGCTGTCACAGCGTCGCGGGGCCGAGCTAAACCAGGACCGCCTCGAGGAGGAGGCTGCGCGCCGGCTCCGCTTGGCGCACCAGGACCTCGTGTTCGCCGACGAACGGATCGCGCTCGCCCACGAGGCCGTTTCATTTCGGCGCCGCGCCTCCGAACTTGCGCACCAGTCTGCGACCAACGGACTGGCCCTCGAGGCGGCGACGCTGGAGACCGACGCCGAGCTCCGGAAGGCCGAGGCCGATCTCTTTGACGCCAACTGCCAGCGCCACATTGCCCTCCTGCACCTTCATTATCTCGCCGGACAGCTATGA
- a CDS encoding efflux RND transporter periplasmic adaptor subunit yields the protein MKIPSSFRATLLVVLVPLTGCDRDVSQASPAAVTVSVHIVHASNVPEQIVASGAIEAIDKAEIAFMVSGRVLSVPAADGALIKQGDVLAQLDPVDYERSVAIAEAQLQEVKSRHARLARLHEAGSLTATDFDRISSALQQAEAAATLARRQLDYTVLHAPCDGWVVRRGIAPGLVAVPAVPVFTLLPPGAVWANVGVAETEISRVQVGQLVDVHVPAAGHDPQRGTVESILPNADPLARTFTVKVRLANRGGELRQGHVVVAHILTGRTHRALLVPPQAVQKHPDGSLFVWLVEPTRQTAVRQLIQVESLTATGIEVSAGLTDGDQIVLNVPHTLFEGTRLALAHRP from the coding sequence ATGAAGATACCATCGTCCTTTCGAGCGACCCTCCTGGTCGTCCTCGTTCCGCTGACAGGCTGCGACCGCGACGTCAGTCAGGCGTCGCCGGCTGCCGTCACCGTCTCGGTTCATATAGTCCACGCCAGCAATGTGCCGGAACAGATCGTTGCCTCGGGCGCGATCGAGGCGATCGACAAGGCCGAGATTGCCTTCATGGTCTCCGGCCGCGTGCTATCGGTGCCGGCCGCCGACGGCGCCCTGATCAAGCAGGGCGACGTGCTCGCCCAGCTCGATCCCGTGGATTACGAGAGGAGCGTCGCCATCGCCGAAGCCCAACTGCAGGAGGTCAAATCTCGGCATGCGCGCCTGGCCCGCCTCCACGAGGCCGGCAGTCTCACCGCCACGGATTTCGATCGCATCAGCTCCGCCCTGCAGCAGGCCGAAGCGGCCGCAACCCTCGCGCGCCGGCAACTTGACTACACCGTCTTGCACGCGCCATGCGACGGCTGGGTCGTGCGACGCGGTATCGCGCCGGGACTCGTTGCCGTCCCTGCCGTACCCGTGTTCACCCTCTTGCCGCCCGGCGCCGTCTGGGCCAACGTCGGGGTTGCGGAGACAGAGATTTCCAGGGTGCAGGTTGGTCAGCTCGTCGATGTTCACGTCCCCGCCGCAGGCCACGATCCGCAACGCGGAACAGTCGAATCGATCCTGCCCAATGCCGATCCACTGGCCCGCACGTTCACCGTAAAGGTGCGGCTCGCGAACCGCGGCGGCGAACTCCGGCAGGGGCACGTCGTCGTAGCCCACATCTTGACCGGCCGAACGCACCGCGCGCTTCTCGTTCCGCCGCAAGCTGTACAAAAGCACCCTGACGGCTCGCTCTTCGTCTGGCTCGTCGAGCCGACGCGGCAGACGGCGGTCCGGCAACTGATCCAGGTGGAATCCCTAACTGCCACCGGCATCGAAGTCTCCGCCGGGCTGACCGACGGCGACCAGATCGTCCTCAACGTTCCCCATACGTTGTTCGAGGGTACCCGTCTCGCGCTCGCCCATCGGCCATGA